From Symbiobacterium terraclitae, the proteins below share one genomic window:
- the yhbH gene encoding sporulation protein YhbH — translation MNETRFRIYREDWSLHRQGQMDQERHMERIREAIRANLAEVVSDESLIASDGQKVVRLPIKALKEYRFRLDWQKQNRVGEGGGAVREGDALGTASGAAGQGAGDGPPGEEVGEEWFETGFTVEDLDEILFADLALPHLEPKRQPDLTAESHEWRDVRPQGLQSNIDKKRTLMEAIKRNRLAGRPALAGISRKDLRFRTWDVARTPQASAVLIFMMDTSGSMGPAEKYVARSLCFWMVRFLRTRYENVRLHFIAHTTEAREVSEEAFFTKGEAGGTRCSSAYEYALQLIDRQYPPDLFNLYAFHFSDGDNLLSDNPRAIALMRQLLERCSLVGYGQIETQPQYLAMPYYQPNTLLSLFQQEIDHPRFVTAQIRDRSEVYAALRAFFHPGHREKGAG, via the coding sequence ATGAACGAGACGCGCTTCCGCATCTACCGCGAGGACTGGTCGCTGCACCGGCAGGGGCAGATGGACCAGGAGCGCCACATGGAGCGCATCCGGGAGGCAATCCGGGCCAACCTGGCGGAGGTCGTGAGCGACGAGTCGCTCATCGCCAGCGACGGCCAGAAGGTGGTGCGGCTTCCGATCAAGGCGCTGAAGGAGTACCGCTTCCGGCTGGACTGGCAGAAGCAGAACCGGGTGGGCGAGGGCGGCGGCGCCGTCCGGGAAGGCGATGCGCTGGGCACAGCCTCCGGCGCCGCCGGGCAAGGGGCCGGCGACGGCCCGCCCGGCGAGGAGGTCGGCGAGGAGTGGTTCGAGACCGGGTTCACGGTGGAGGACCTGGATGAGATCCTCTTCGCGGACCTCGCCCTCCCCCACCTCGAGCCGAAGCGGCAGCCCGACCTGACCGCCGAGAGCCACGAGTGGCGCGACGTGCGGCCTCAGGGGCTCCAGTCCAACATCGACAAGAAGCGCACGCTGATGGAGGCGATCAAGCGGAACCGGCTGGCGGGCCGGCCGGCGCTGGCGGGGATCAGCCGCAAGGACCTGCGTTTCAGGACCTGGGACGTGGCCCGCACCCCGCAGGCCAGCGCCGTGCTGATCTTCATGATGGACACGTCGGGCTCGATGGGCCCGGCCGAGAAGTACGTGGCCCGCAGCCTCTGCTTCTGGATGGTCCGCTTCCTCCGCACCCGCTACGAGAACGTGCGCCTGCACTTCATCGCCCACACCACCGAGGCCAGGGAGGTCTCGGAGGAGGCCTTCTTCACCAAGGGCGAGGCCGGCGGCACCCGCTGTTCCTCGGCGTACGAGTACGCCCTGCAGCTGATCGACCGGCAGTACCCGCCCGACCTGTTCAACCTCTACGCCTTCCACTTCTCTGACGGCGACAACCTGCTCTCGGACAACCCCCGCGCGATCGCCCTGATGCGCCAGCTGCTGGAGCGGTGCAGCCTGGTGGGCTACGGGCAGATCGAGACGCAGCCCCAGTACCTGGCCATGCCGTACTACCAGCCCAACACCCTGCTCTCGCTCTTCCAGCAGGAGATCGACCATCCCCGGTTCGTCACGGCGCAGATCCGCGACCGGTCCGAGGTCTACGCGGCGCTGCGGGCCTTCTTCCACCCCGGGCACCGCGAGAAGGGGGCTGGCTAG
- a CDS encoding SpoVR family protein, whose amino-acid sequence MAVVRRQPVSDQDLERLARAIEEIVGHARAMGLDFFEMRYEICPPDVLYTFGAYGMPTRFSHWSFGKAYHLLKSQADLGITRIYELVINADPCHAFLLESNSLLENMMVAAHVLAHADFFKNNWRFRETNRQMIHAMSAFAERVRQYERRVGRERVERFLDAGLAVAEQVDPFPSTRPDPRRDLPRFLLDHASGLEEWQRDILSSLREEALYFRPQMETKILNEGWASLWHARIMRHLDLTPAESLEFARLHAAVLAPHPFQLNPYRLGYHLLESIEARYGRDALFEARTVETDLSLVRNHLTPELCEELGLYVYAKQGGRWQVQDTGWEAVRDALVRQLENCGLPYIYAEDDNYQRRGELYLRHGYDGVELDVTHLHQALRHVHHIWGRPVHLETVCDGRRTLYTCDGENVESRAL is encoded by the coding sequence ATGGCCGTCGTGCGCAGACAGCCGGTCAGCGACCAGGACCTGGAGCGGCTCGCCCGGGCGATCGAGGAGATCGTGGGGCACGCCCGGGCCATGGGGCTGGACTTCTTCGAGATGCGCTACGAGATCTGCCCGCCCGACGTGCTCTACACCTTCGGCGCCTACGGTATGCCGACGCGCTTCTCGCACTGGTCCTTCGGCAAGGCCTATCACCTGCTGAAGAGCCAGGCCGACCTGGGCATCACCCGGATCTACGAGCTGGTGATCAACGCCGACCCGTGCCACGCATTCCTGCTGGAGTCCAACAGCCTGCTGGAGAACATGATGGTGGCCGCCCACGTGCTGGCCCACGCCGACTTCTTCAAGAACAACTGGCGCTTCCGGGAGACCAACCGGCAGATGATCCACGCGATGAGCGCCTTTGCGGAGCGCGTGCGCCAGTACGAGCGGCGGGTGGGCCGGGAGCGGGTGGAGCGCTTCCTGGACGCCGGCCTGGCGGTGGCCGAACAGGTGGACCCGTTCCCGTCGACCCGTCCCGACCCGCGGCGGGACCTGCCCCGCTTCCTGCTGGACCATGCATCCGGACTGGAGGAGTGGCAGCGGGACATCCTGTCCAGCCTGCGGGAGGAGGCCCTCTACTTCCGCCCGCAGATGGAGACGAAGATCCTCAACGAGGGCTGGGCGTCGCTCTGGCACGCCCGCATCATGCGGCACCTGGACCTGACGCCGGCCGAGTCGCTGGAGTTCGCCCGCCTCCATGCCGCCGTACTCGCCCCACACCCGTTCCAGCTGAACCCCTACCGGCTGGGCTACCACCTGCTGGAGTCCATCGAGGCCCGGTACGGGCGGGATGCGCTCTTCGAGGCCCGCACGGTGGAGACGGACCTCTCGCTGGTGCGCAACCACCTCACCCCCGAACTGTGCGAGGAGCTCGGCCTCTACGTGTACGCCAAGCAGGGGGGCCGGTGGCAGGTGCAGGATACGGGCTGGGAGGCGGTGCGGGACGCGCTCGTGCGGCAGCTGGAGAACTGCGGCCTGCCCTACATCTACGCCGAGGACGACAACTACCAGCGCCGGGGCGAGCTGTACCTGCGCCACGGCTACGACGGGGTCGAACTGGACGTCACCCACCTGCACCAGGCGCTCCGGCACGTCCACCACATCTGGGGGCGACCGGTGCACCTGGAGACGGTCTGCGACGGCCGGCGGACGCTCTACACGTGCGACGGGGAGAACGTGGAGAGCCGGGCGCTCTGA
- a CDS encoding response regulator transcription factor — translation MSLAMQEQLDTAAVRLQVGTAVAPEVVAHHLMGLLSRRELEVAQLALSGLPSREVARRLYVTVNTVKTHIRHILRKTGTSSRSDLIRRLRDAEERRRSIRTGRSGTVAGRPEVAKRVLERDRVTGLPTQSAFRQRAAELLGTTPAPGLAVVWLEVEGRDFLATADRVAADVAVAQALARTAPMPDLAFRWSESQFLALLPAADRDAARDATMRLALSLGQWASVSGFDLLFSLASASSAEGIASPDELVAAAMRRIPVALRDTA, via the coding sequence GTGAGCCTGGCCATGCAGGAGCAGCTGGACACCGCGGCCGTGCGGTTGCAAGTGGGCACGGCGGTTGCCCCGGAGGTGGTGGCACACCACCTGATGGGCCTCCTGAGCCGCCGTGAACTGGAGGTCGCCCAACTGGCGCTGTCGGGCCTGCCATCCCGTGAGGTGGCGCGCCGGCTCTACGTCACCGTCAACACGGTGAAGACCCACATCCGCCACATCCTCCGGAAGACCGGCACGTCGTCGCGCTCCGACCTCATCCGCCGGCTCCGGGATGCCGAGGAGCGAAGGCGGTCGATCCGGACCGGCCGGAGCGGCACGGTCGCCGGGCGCCCCGAGGTGGCGAAGCGGGTGCTCGAGCGGGACCGGGTCACCGGGCTCCCCACGCAGAGCGCCTTCCGCCAGCGGGCCGCCGAGCTGCTCGGGACGACGCCTGCCCCCGGACTCGCGGTGGTGTGGCTGGAGGTGGAGGGGCGCGACTTCCTGGCCACCGCCGACCGGGTGGCCGCGGACGTGGCGGTGGCGCAGGCGCTCGCCCGGACGGCGCCGATGCCCGACCTGGCCTTCCGCTGGTCCGAGAGCCAGTTCCTCGCCCTGCTTCCCGCGGCAGACCGGGATGCCGCCCGCGACGCGACGATGCGGCTGGCCCTCAGCCTCGGCCAGTGGGCCAGCGTGAGCGGGTTCGACCTGCTCTTCTCGCTGGCCTCCGCCAGCTCGGCCGAGGGCATCGCCTCGCCGGACGAGCTGGTGGCGGCGGCGATGCGGCGCATCCCCGTTGCCCTCCGGGACACCGCATAG